ATAACTGGAAGCTGGGTACCGTGGGACATCCTCTCGAAGGTGTTGAAATCAGGATCGCCGAGGATGGAGAAATTCTTGCAAGGGGTCCCAACGTCTTTCAGGGCTATTACAGGGACGAAACAGCCACCAGGGAATCCTTCACCGAGGATGGTTTTTTTCGAACCGGGGATATTGGACTCGTCGATGAAGAAGGGTTTCTGAAGATTACCGACCGAAAGAAGGATTTAATTGTAACGGCGGGCGGAAAGAATATTGCTCCTCTGCCGATTGAGGAAAGGTTCAAAAGAAATCTCTACATCTCCCAGGCTGTCATGTCGGGGGATGGGCGCCCCTATCCCATCATTCTTCTTGTTCCCGACTTCGAGGCTTTGATGGACTGGGCAAATCATTCCGGTATTACCTGGGAGAAAAAAGCGGATCTTCTCGAACACCCCAAGGTTCGGCAGCTTTTCGATGGAATCGTAGAAAGCGTGAATCTGCTTCTGGCCCGATACGAACAGCCCAAACGGTATGCCCTTCTGCAGGAGGAATTCACGATTGAGAATGGGCTCCTGACGCCCACGCAAAAAGTGAAGCGACGAGTTGTAGCTAAACAGTTCCAGTCTGAAATCGACAAGGTATACGCTGCCGGCTCTTCTTGAAGCTCAGGGAGTTCTTTCCTCGAGAACTGCCGAGATTGTCATGGTTTCTCCGTCTCGCAGGATAAGAATCGAAACCTGATCCCCGGGATGGTAATTTTGAAGAGCAAAGGTGAAATCGTAAATGTTCCGGACAGGAAAGGTTCCAAATCGTAAGATTATGTCTCCCTTTTTCAACCCGGCCTTCTCTGCGGGCCCGCCCTGTTTCACTCCGCCCAGACGAAAGGCATCCTCCCCGGATGCAAAGTCAGGAATCGTTCCCAGGTATACCTTGAGCCTTCCCCTGGAAGCTCTTTTCTCCTCCAGAGCTTCAGGAACTACCTGAAAGACGGGAAGAGGCTCCAGAACAGAGATGGCAATGAGGGTATCCCTTATGGTGTTGAGAATCCGCTCCATACCCCTGTAATCGAGAAACTCTGCATCGTCTCTGGAAGAGTGATATCGCTCATGTGTGCCCGTAAAGAAAAAGAGAACAGGAATATCCTCACCGTAAAAAACTGCATGGTCGGATGCTCCAAAACCTCCGTAATACAATGTGGAATCCAATCCTGAAGCCCGGAGCACCGAGGGTACAAGCGTGATCCAGTCCGGCGAAGATCCGACGCCCTGAACAATCAATTTGCCGTCGAACAGGTTTCCAACCATGTCAATATTGATCATTGCAAGAACCGAGTCCCTGGGGATGGGAAGGTGGTTTATGAAATGTGATGCTCCAAGTGTCCCCTCCTCCTCGGCACCCGGAAAGAGGAATAGAAGGTTGACGGGCAATTCCGAAGGACAGGAGAATGTTTTGGCCAGTTCAAGAAGGAGACTGACTCCGGATGCGTTGTCATCCGCCCCGTTGTGAATCGCTCCGGACGATTCATCGGTTGAGTTCATTTCTCCGTGTCCCAGATGGTCATAATGCGCAGCAAGGATGATGGTTTTATCTCCGGTTCCGCGAAGAAAGCCAGCGATGTTTTCTGTTGTGCACTGTGTTGTTTTCAAATGCACCGAAAGTTTGGCTCTTAGACCAGGGAGATCCAGAGGGGAGGCGGATTCCCATGCGTCACGAAAGGCGGATGGAGCCTGGTTGATCAGTATGGGCAGCAGATCCTGACGCCGGACCAGTACGATGGGGATTCCTGCATCGGAGGGTGAGAAATCATGTCGGAGCATCTCAAGGTCATCGTCCTGCTGGGGGGGATTGGTGATGATAACGGCCGCAGCTCCGTGAGCAAGGGCGTTAAATGCTTTATAACGGAGTGATCGAAACGGTTCAAAGGGAGTGTCGATCCGGTCGCCATCCGGGGAATCCCGCAGGATGATCACAATCTTTTCGTTTGCGTCCAGGCCGGAATAGTCGTCGTGGTTAAGATCTTCCGCTGAGATACCATACCCGGCGAAGAGTAATGGACCCTCCACCTCCCCGGAGGAAGAAAAGGACACCGGACGGAATTGGGATTCCAATTCCAGGGTGAAATCGCCGCTTTGACCGGAAAAGGTGAGAGAATTTCCTTCTTCAAGCTCTACGCCTGAAATGAAGGAAAAGGGTTGAAGGTAGGATTCACCAAACCCGGGCTCAAGACCTGCATCTCGCAGATGATCCTCAATGTATTCTGCCGCAATACGAGATCCCTCCGTACCCGGAAACCGGCCTTCCAGACGATCGTCGGCAAGAAACGTCACATGGCTTTTCAGATGGTCTGTCTGTGGGTGGAGGATCGATAACAGGGAAAACGCAAGGTAGAGACTCAGCATGGGATCACCATTTCACAAAAAAGAGACTGTGGGGAATCAGATAAACAATGGTAGTAATTACAATACCTCCATAGACCCAATAGGGAAAGTACTTAAGACGACCCTTGCGTGATAAGAGCAGAACCAGGAGCCAGTACAGGACAACCACCTCTGATTTTGTGTCGGTAATGTCCGTCCCGATAGGCCATCCACCCCAACCCTCCTGAAAGGCCTGCCAGGTCACGACAATGCCAAGGGGAATCACGGAAATGGCAAAGAGAAGCCATCCCCAGAACATGGTCGACAGAGCCCGCTGAAATGCCTGTTTCATGCCGACATGGATGCGAAAGGTGTCAAGCAGGGTGTGGATTAGAAAGAAAAGTGCTGCCACGACAAGAGTGATGTGGAGGACAAGGATGTGTTTGTTGACATGTCCTTCAAATGTCACATAAAACGGCCAGTCTCCCTTTCCTGTAAGCAATGCGGCAAACCACGGCTTTGGTTGTGTTACCTTCACGGATTCCCCGTTGGACAATTCTATGGTGAAGTAAAAGAAATACCGTTGCAGAATGTGCAGTCTGGGCATAACATACAGGTAGGATGAGGTGGGTTCGCCCTTGATTACCAGAGGTTCCATGGTATTGCGAAGGTATTCCTGTTCGCCGCTCCTGCGAATATGAATGGACACCGAATCAATGGCTGGATTTTCCTCTCGGGTGAATGCTCTGAATTCAACGCGGTAGTCCCGGTCATTATATTGATCGTCATCATGGACATAGACATAATGAACAGGGGCCCCGGGTGTAAGAAGGGTAACCATGTCGGGTGTAATGGCATCTTCGATAAAAAAGAAGAGAGCGATCCCGCATGCAAGGAGGAGACAAAGAGTGAGAATGTGAAAGATCCTGGTGGAAATGTTGGGAGATGAGGTTGAAATCATGACTGCCAGCATACGGTGAACCAGCCAGATGCGTCAAGCGCAAAAAAAGAGACCCGGACGACTTCGTCCGGGTCCTGCAATGATTTTGGCTAAAGATCGGTCAGGCTTTTTCTTTGATGAAACCTTTGATCCACTCGGTAGTAACGGATTTCGGACGGGTGATCGCCGTCATGATGGCCCGGTTGTAAATAAGCTGGGCCAACATTCCCATGGAACGTGAAACCGCAAAGAGAACCGTATAGTAGCTGAATTCTCTCAGCCCAAAGTGATAGAGAAGGGCACCGGATCCGGCGTCAACATTGGGCCACGGATTCTTGGCCTTTCCATGTTCCTTCAAAACATCGGGGACGACTTTGAAGACCCGATCAACGGCCTGGAATACGGGATCGTTCGGTAAATACTTTCTCCCGAATTCGTTAAATCCAACGAATCTCGGATCGGGACAGCGAAGGACGGCATGGCCATAGCCGGGAACAACCTGACCCGAATTGAGAGTGTCCCATGTGTACTGACGAATCTGATCCTCTGTGGGCAGGCCACCGATCTTGTCCATC
This Thermoanaerobaculia bacterium DNA region includes the following protein-coding sequences:
- a CDS encoding M28 family peptidase, which codes for MLSLYLAFSLLSILHPQTDHLKSHVTFLADDRLEGRFPGTEGSRIAAEYIEDHLRDAGLEPGFGESYLQPFSFISGVELEEGNSLTFSGQSGDFTLELESQFRPVSFSSSGEVEGPLLFAGYGISAEDLNHDDYSGLDANEKIVIILRDSPDGDRIDTPFEPFRSLRYKAFNALAHGAAAVIITNPPQQDDDLEMLRHDFSPSDAGIPIVLVRRQDLLPILINQAPSAFRDAWESASPLDLPGLRAKLSVHLKTTQCTTENIAGFLRGTGDKTIILAAHYDHLGHGEMNSTDESSGAIHNGADDNASGVSLLLELAKTFSCPSELPVNLLFLFPGAEEEGTLGASHFINHLPIPRDSVLAMINIDMVGNLFDGKLIVQGVGSSPDWITLVPSVLRASGLDSTLYYGGFGASDHAVFYGEDIPVLFFFTGTHERYHSSRDDAEFLDYRGMERILNTIRDTLIAISVLEPLPVFQVVPEALEEKRASRGRLKVYLGTIPDFASGEDAFRLGGVKQGGPAEKAGLKKGDIILRFGTFPVRNIYDFTFALQNYHPGDQVSILILRDGETMTISAVLEERTP